A window of Pirellula sp. SH-Sr6A contains these coding sequences:
- a CDS encoding family 16 glycoside hydrolase, whose translation MLRRNLRGLLRLAVISSLTFLPVSVSLAEIPANQLTRSEELSGWKLLFDGKSTDQWRNYKKDEISSGWKVVDGALVREGSNAGDIVTKEKYKHFELMLEYKISEEGNSGLMFHVNEKNGAPWQSGPEIQIQDNAKGHDPQKSGWLYQLYQPPANRALGETAPLDVTRPVGEWNQLYLRIAPNQCEVSMNGAVYYHFKLGDKDWNDRVAKSKFAQMADFGKTGEGHICLQDHGNLVSFRNIKIRELPEKGQPPQPIDGKLSVKGVPAFPQMKWEGWTPVEEDGTINKPLRILELTYAKGLAHRLFAMDQKGRIFTFENKTDTKQASLYLDIQDKVSYWAGPGANEQGLLGLAFHPNYNENKEFYVCYTRKSDDKSVVSRFKAKGDDLLKGDAGSEEILLELEQPYKNHNGGAIEFGPDGYLYVAFGDGGLRNDPKASGQNRKQLLGSILRIDVNKKSDGLAYGIPADNPFAGQTGLRPEIYAHGFRNPWRIAFDKATGTLWCSDVGQDLYEEVDIVVKGGNYGWSNWEGTHPFGNRPVVEGTSTPIDPIWEYDHAIGKSITGGRVSNTKRLPALQGKYLYADYVSGALWALSYDAKSGKATRNEQIIEGGVPVLAFGEDESGEVYYMMDTNREQCIFKFESKE comes from the coding sequence ATGCTTCGTCGCAACCTGCGCGGCCTTCTTCGTCTCGCCGTGATTAGCTCTCTTACCTTCCTGCCCGTTTCGGTCTCGCTCGCGGAAATCCCTGCCAATCAGTTGACCCGTTCCGAAGAGTTGAGCGGTTGGAAACTTCTCTTCGATGGCAAGTCGACCGACCAATGGCGAAATTACAAGAAGGATGAAATCTCGAGCGGCTGGAAAGTGGTCGACGGGGCCTTGGTTCGAGAAGGATCCAATGCGGGCGATATCGTCACCAAAGAAAAGTACAAGCACTTTGAGTTGATGCTCGAATACAAGATCTCCGAGGAAGGGAACAGCGGTTTGATGTTCCATGTCAACGAGAAGAACGGAGCTCCTTGGCAAAGCGGACCCGAAATCCAGATCCAAGACAACGCAAAGGGACATGACCCGCAGAAATCGGGTTGGCTTTACCAACTCTACCAGCCTCCTGCCAATCGCGCCCTTGGAGAAACAGCACCTCTCGACGTAACTCGACCGGTTGGGGAATGGAACCAGCTTTACCTTCGCATCGCTCCGAACCAGTGCGAAGTCTCCATGAACGGCGCTGTCTACTATCACTTCAAGTTGGGCGACAAAGATTGGAACGATCGGGTTGCCAAAAGCAAATTCGCTCAGATGGCTGACTTTGGTAAGACTGGCGAAGGCCACATTTGCCTTCAAGACCACGGGAACCTTGTATCGTTCCGCAATATCAAGATCCGAGAGCTGCCTGAAAAGGGACAACCTCCTCAACCGATCGATGGAAAACTCTCTGTGAAAGGCGTCCCGGCTTTTCCGCAAATGAAGTGGGAAGGCTGGACCCCTGTCGAAGAGGATGGAACGATCAACAAACCGCTTCGCATCCTCGAGTTGACCTACGCCAAGGGATTGGCCCATCGCTTGTTCGCCATGGATCAAAAAGGCCGCATCTTCACCTTCGAGAACAAAACCGACACGAAGCAGGCTTCGCTCTACCTCGATATCCAAGACAAGGTGAGCTACTGGGCCGGGCCTGGTGCAAACGAGCAAGGGCTCTTGGGGCTGGCTTTCCATCCCAATTACAATGAGAACAAAGAGTTCTACGTCTGCTACACCCGCAAATCGGACGACAAGTCCGTCGTCTCGCGATTCAAGGCGAAGGGTGATGATCTGCTCAAGGGAGATGCAGGCTCCGAAGAGATCCTTCTGGAGTTGGAGCAACCTTACAAGAATCACAATGGTGGTGCGATTGAATTCGGACCTGACGGATACCTGTACGTCGCATTCGGTGACGGAGGTTTGCGCAACGATCCGAAGGCATCGGGCCAGAATCGCAAACAATTGCTCGGTTCGATTCTTCGAATTGATGTGAACAAGAAAAGCGATGGGCTTGCCTATGGAATCCCAGCGGACAATCCCTTCGCAGGTCAAACGGGGCTTCGACCTGAGATCTATGCCCACGGATTCCGCAACCCATGGCGAATCGCGTTTGACAAAGCGACCGGAACACTTTGGTGCTCCGATGTCGGGCAAGATCTCTATGAAGAAGTCGATATTGTGGTCAAGGGTGGGAACTATGGCTGGAGCAATTGGGAGGGAACCCATCCTTTTGGCAATCGGCCCGTGGTCGAAGGAACTTCGACGCCGATCGATCCGATTTGGGAATACGACCACGCGATCGGGAAATCGATCACCGGCGGACGGGTTTCCAACACCAAGCGGCTTCCGGCTTTGCAAGGCAAATACTTGTACGCTGACTATGTGAGCGGTGCGCTTTGGGCCTTGTCCTATGATGCCAAGAGCGGCAAAGCGACGCGCAACGAGCAGATCATCGAAGGAGGCGTTCCCGTCTTAGCGTTCGGGGAAGATGAGAGCGGAGAGGTCTATTACATGATGGACACCAACCGCGAACAATGCATCTTCAAATTCGAATCGAAGGAATAG
- a CDS encoding sulfite exporter TauE/SafE family protein, with translation MIDQPWQWALLAIAALGIGITKSGFAGVSMVHVLIFAHLFGARESTGLVLPLLIAGDLFAMWTYGKHAKWGFIRKMLPPALAGILLGAWMMTWLPESLYKPLIGVIILGLVGLQIIRIWKGEWLESVPHSAWFAWSMGILAGSTTMLANAAGPVFGLYLLAIGLPKMEFVGTAAWFFLLINVIKLPFSWGLGLIRVDTLWLNAILLPVVAIGLVLGKMLLKWVSQRIFDSIVLALTAAAALRMLLN, from the coding sequence ATGATTGACCAGCCTTGGCAATGGGCACTCCTCGCGATTGCAGCGTTGGGCATCGGCATCACGAAAAGCGGCTTCGCAGGTGTCAGCATGGTCCATGTGCTGATCTTCGCCCATCTCTTCGGCGCGAGAGAATCGACCGGACTGGTGCTCCCTCTGTTGATTGCCGGGGACTTGTTCGCGATGTGGACCTACGGAAAGCACGCGAAGTGGGGCTTTATCCGCAAGATGCTTCCTCCCGCCTTGGCGGGGATCCTCCTGGGCGCCTGGATGATGACTTGGCTCCCCGAATCTCTTTACAAGCCTTTGATTGGGGTGATCATTCTCGGCTTGGTAGGTCTGCAGATTATCCGCATCTGGAAAGGGGAGTGGCTCGAGTCGGTTCCTCACAGCGCGTGGTTCGCTTGGAGCATGGGCATTCTGGCCGGTTCGACCACGATGCTTGCCAACGCAGCCGGACCGGTTTTCGGTCTCTATCTCCTAGCGATCGGACTGCCGAAGATGGAATTTGTAGGAACCGCCGCTTGGTTCTTTCTCCTGATCAACGTCATCAAACTCCCCTTTAGCTGGGGGCTTGGACTGATCCGAGTCGATACGTTGTGGCTCAATGCCATCCTCCTTCCGGTTGTTGCAATCGGACTTGTTTTGGGCAAGATGTTGCTGAAATGGGTCTCCCAGCGGATCTTTGATAGCATCGTTCTGGCGCTGACGGCCGCTGCCGCCCTTCGCATGCTGCTAAACTGA
- a CDS encoding alpha/beta hydrolase: MRFLNSSNLLGLLIALCLSLWAQGQTPRYPDFTGPQSDVARRAEAIRAIGELAVRDLSTLPESLPQLVEALNDESKEVRFAAAKAIGSSAVKLDRIRFSRRSFPKWEDLAPLYRNASARLDSIGTYARIQRQIDAFIDRNEQLHLAGTQTLPRGLPPTNQRAINKETQQFLDDFFRIEEDQLVEMWRYAHRHLPALSSADRQRALEELVTTAPPRWFEFMLLLSDNYDDDVLSAVLMQGKKEFDANQAFLLTIATPQREAVRRALASVACNSARSEEDRLLALASLAQSPMCEPQILSQIIRFSLQQRSPSRLTELFALLTKNRDRVSESERQAVKRYGLAILENDSEDSWRRGELVHALSEYLPGDAEVLRSIESLLMQEEVDSDSLVMEALAACSYHGEACSQIAPRLIDLISNTDGGVRELTLAALQHVKGLGEREVSVIVSLLCDKRESAEAKLRAARILKSNPELASKRLRETILRDLHVDPDNRCIVDLLRACEIVGARDEQLDRLCSRIANDSSYWLEERLAAYQARGLCSVDTVAVVNDMMNVINAEDESPQIKAAALHTLAHATGSCAIPVLSEYTHVEDELLACAARYGYHLAGETNTAIHLLLAMVPSKKLDESIENIAREIGEPGRKALRETLESKTASLPQRLIAFRTLVGMPAADWNDLLKYVSGDEEGMAFEESLRTAWNFDDSIVPALFTRIDQSPANSPIALQAWRLVDDFTDGLGAGGEETDGMSSAMRQAIVFSAREPEPGEVVGTPRPAAEAVATAPPPPDKWLGDRAVPAPLPPLSAVDREAGISRRVDVFYGTNRALKLISQFSHALRWSLFAIAVLCLVICLVAFAWQRATRYALTALVGLAGVVFLAQDTLDGSAWFLRSPALYSGDYADEVKFGVCQVTIPETHVPGQLESPSLFMRFEVKENPSQHIILAKTEQLERDEFFKKLHTNMDQTGKNLLVFIHGYNVSFEDAARRTAQMAVDLQFQGAPVFYSWPSHNDWYRYPDDALNIQASVGQIRAFLEQLARDSGAEAIHLVAHSMGNVGLTQALAKLESDGPLFSQVILAAPDIDAGVFREQIAPRITSKAKRVTLYTSQTDLALLASRYFNQGQRVGDSSHGVVVFPGIETIDATSIDSSLLGHSYYGSSVNVLEDIANLLKDLPINNRNYLEMQANQNPPYWSFAPRYRMAARE; the protein is encoded by the coding sequence ATGCGTTTTTTGAATAGTTCCAACCTCCTAGGCTTGTTGATCGCTCTTTGCCTCAGTCTCTGGGCTCAAGGGCAAACGCCTCGGTATCCCGATTTTACGGGCCCCCAGAGCGACGTCGCGCGCCGAGCGGAGGCAATTCGTGCTATCGGGGAACTTGCCGTCCGCGATCTCTCGACACTTCCTGAAAGTCTTCCACAGCTCGTGGAGGCATTGAACGATGAGAGCAAGGAAGTTCGCTTCGCTGCTGCCAAGGCGATCGGAAGTTCGGCGGTCAAGCTTGATCGAATCCGATTTTCCCGTCGAAGCTTCCCCAAGTGGGAGGACCTCGCTCCGCTCTATCGCAATGCGTCTGCCCGGTTGGATTCCATCGGGACGTACGCTCGCATCCAACGTCAAATCGATGCCTTCATCGACCGAAACGAACAGTTGCACCTTGCTGGCACCCAAACTCTCCCACGGGGCCTTCCGCCGACGAATCAACGTGCGATCAACAAGGAGACTCAACAGTTCCTCGATGATTTCTTTCGAATCGAAGAAGATCAACTTGTTGAGATGTGGCGTTATGCCCATCGTCATTTGCCAGCCCTCTCCTCGGCAGACCGACAGCGGGCTCTGGAAGAACTCGTGACCACCGCCCCTCCGCGATGGTTCGAGTTCATGCTCCTGCTTTCGGACAACTATGACGACGATGTGCTGTCTGCGGTGTTGATGCAGGGCAAAAAGGAATTCGACGCGAATCAAGCTTTCTTATTGACCATCGCAACGCCCCAAAGAGAGGCAGTTCGCAGAGCGCTCGCTTCGGTCGCTTGCAATTCGGCTCGGAGCGAGGAAGATCGTTTGCTGGCTCTGGCATCCCTAGCTCAGAGTCCCATGTGCGAGCCGCAGATCCTTTCGCAAATCATTCGATTCTCTCTGCAACAACGGTCACCCTCGCGTTTAACAGAGTTGTTCGCGCTCCTCACCAAGAACCGAGATCGCGTGAGTGAATCCGAGCGACAGGCTGTCAAGCGATATGGGCTGGCCATCCTCGAAAACGATAGCGAGGATAGCTGGCGGCGAGGTGAATTGGTTCATGCGTTAAGCGAGTATCTGCCTGGTGACGCCGAAGTTCTTCGGTCGATCGAAAGTCTCCTGATGCAGGAGGAGGTCGATAGTGATTCCCTCGTCATGGAGGCCCTCGCGGCTTGTTCGTACCATGGAGAAGCCTGCTCGCAGATCGCACCGCGACTCATCGACTTGATTTCCAACACCGATGGTGGCGTACGCGAGCTCACTTTGGCCGCTTTGCAGCATGTCAAAGGCCTCGGTGAAAGGGAAGTCTCCGTCATCGTTTCGCTCCTATGTGATAAGCGCGAGTCTGCCGAAGCCAAGTTGCGCGCCGCGAGAATTCTGAAATCCAATCCGGAACTGGCAAGCAAACGATTGCGAGAAACGATCCTTCGCGATCTCCATGTCGACCCGGATAACCGCTGCATTGTTGACTTGCTCCGCGCATGTGAAATCGTTGGCGCGCGGGATGAGCAGCTCGATAGGCTTTGCAGTCGGATTGCAAACGACTCGTCGTATTGGCTCGAGGAAAGGCTCGCCGCTTATCAAGCTCGAGGCCTATGTTCCGTCGATACAGTGGCCGTCGTGAATGACATGATGAATGTCATCAACGCGGAAGACGAGTCCCCTCAGATCAAGGCAGCTGCATTGCATACGCTCGCGCATGCCACCGGTAGCTGTGCCATTCCAGTTCTCTCGGAATACACCCACGTCGAGGACGAGTTGCTCGCATGCGCCGCTCGGTATGGTTATCACCTGGCAGGGGAAACCAATACCGCCATACATCTTCTGTTGGCAATGGTTCCGAGCAAAAAGCTCGACGAATCGATCGAGAATATCGCCCGAGAGATCGGTGAACCAGGCCGAAAAGCCCTTCGTGAAACCTTGGAATCCAAGACGGCCTCCCTTCCTCAAAGGTTGATCGCCTTTCGAACTCTGGTTGGAATGCCAGCGGCCGATTGGAATGATCTACTCAAATATGTGTCGGGGGATGAAGAAGGCATGGCATTCGAAGAGTCGCTTCGAACCGCTTGGAATTTCGATGATTCGATTGTTCCCGCGCTCTTCACCAGGATCGACCAATCCCCTGCGAATTCACCGATCGCATTGCAAGCTTGGAGATTGGTCGATGACTTCACCGACGGTCTGGGAGCAGGAGGAGAAGAAACGGATGGGATGTCCTCCGCAATGCGGCAAGCCATCGTCTTTTCGGCTCGAGAACCTGAACCGGGAGAGGTCGTGGGAACGCCGAGGCCCGCGGCCGAAGCTGTCGCGACCGCTCCTCCACCGCCCGACAAGTGGCTGGGGGATCGTGCTGTGCCAGCACCTCTTCCCCCTCTTTCCGCTGTCGATCGCGAAGCAGGCATCTCGCGGCGAGTGGATGTGTTCTACGGTACCAACCGCGCCTTGAAACTGATCTCGCAGTTCAGCCATGCGTTGCGATGGAGTCTGTTTGCGATCGCCGTCCTATGCCTTGTCATCTGCTTGGTTGCCTTTGCTTGGCAACGAGCGACGCGCTACGCGCTGACGGCATTGGTCGGTTTAGCTGGGGTCGTGTTTCTCGCCCAAGACACCTTGGATGGCTCCGCTTGGTTCCTCCGATCGCCAGCCCTTTACAGCGGAGATTATGCGGATGAAGTAAAGTTCGGTGTCTGCCAGGTCACCATCCCGGAAACCCACGTCCCAGGGCAACTCGAATCCCCTTCGCTCTTCATGCGGTTCGAAGTGAAAGAGAATCCCTCGCAACACATCATTCTCGCGAAGACCGAGCAATTAGAGCGAGATGAATTCTTTAAGAAGCTTCACACGAACATGGATCAAACCGGCAAGAATCTGCTGGTGTTTATTCATGGCTACAACGTTTCCTTTGAAGATGCGGCGCGGCGCACCGCGCAGATGGCAGTCGATCTTCAATTTCAGGGAGCTCCTGTGTTCTATAGCTGGCCTTCCCACAACGATTGGTATCGCTACCCGGATGATGCATTGAATATTCAAGCCAGCGTCGGTCAGATACGCGCCTTCCTCGAGCAACTCGCGAGGGACTCCGGTGCAGAGGCAATCCATCTCGTCGCCCACAGTATGGGGAACGTGGGATTGACCCAGGCGCTCGCAAAGCTGGAAAGCGACGGGCCTTTGTTCAGCCAAGTCATTTTGGCCGCTCCAGATATCGATGCAGGGGTCTTCCGCGAGCAAATCGCTCCCCGGATTACCAGTAAAGCGAAACGCGTCACGCTGTATACGTCGCAAACCGATCTCGCCCTACTCGCCTCGAGATACTTTAATCAAGGCCAACGGGTTGGAGATTCCAGTCACGGTGTGGTCGTGTTCCCAGGTATCGAGACCATCGATGCCACGTCGATCGATTCGAGTCTTTTGGGGCATTCCTACTACGGAAGCAGCGTAAACGTTCTTGAAGATATCGCGAACTTGCTCAAGGACCTGCCGATCAACAATCGAAACTATTTGGAAATGCAAGCGAACCAAAACCCTCCTTATTGGTCGTTTGCTCCCAGGTATCGAATGGCGGCTAGGGAGTAG
- the rdgB gene encoding RdgB/HAM1 family non-canonical purine NTP pyrophosphatase, translated as MAYSLSDLLQHRLLFLGTNNKKKILELGNELRPRGFDICCPKDFEDHFDVEETGSTFIENARIKAMAQAQHRGIWAIGEDSGLCVVALDGEPGIYSARFSGAGATDASNNSLLLERMKDVPATHRHAYYVSTIALSDPDGVVHLESSGECWGRVLKEPRGQGGFGYDPLFEIAEYHQTFAEMGLGVKRAISHRARSLRSFLRQLDIAVLLQLRSEKQHD; from the coding sequence ATGGCATACTCTCTTAGCGATCTATTGCAGCACCGGTTGCTTTTTCTCGGGACCAACAACAAGAAAAAAATCCTCGAACTCGGAAATGAACTTCGACCTCGTGGTTTTGACATTTGTTGTCCCAAAGATTTCGAAGACCACTTTGATGTCGAGGAAACCGGTTCGACCTTCATCGAGAATGCGCGTATCAAAGCTATGGCGCAGGCTCAGCATCGTGGCATTTGGGCAATAGGCGAAGACAGCGGGCTGTGCGTCGTAGCGCTCGATGGCGAACCAGGCATTTACTCCGCTCGATTCAGCGGCGCGGGAGCTACCGACGCGTCGAACAACTCGTTGCTCCTGGAACGCATGAAAGACGTTCCAGCTACGCATCGACATGCTTATTATGTTTCGACTATCGCTCTCTCGGACCCCGACGGCGTGGTTCATCTGGAGTCGAGCGGTGAATGTTGGGGACGTGTTTTAAAAGAACCGAGGGGCCAAGGAGGGTTCGGCTACGATCCACTCTTCGAGATCGCCGAGTACCACCAAACGTTCGCAGAAATGGGATTGGGGGTGAAACGTGCGATCAGCCATCGTGCTCGCTCGCTTCGCTCGTTCCTTCGACAATTGGACATCGCGGTATTGCTGCAGCTTCGATCCGAGAAGCAGCATGATTGA
- a CDS encoding DUF4185 domain-containing protein — MAFGHLMLSLFRNKIFDMRPSCFVISRFLSLVSTLVLATNIAFASPHDAFVIEAIDEENGRPVPLIEFRTTSGMKWITDNAGKAVIDAPELFDREIWFSVVGHGYDVPRDGFGFQGVRLTPTRGTTHPVRLKRALAAERIGRLTGSGLLAESQKIGEYTDWNESGVVGCDSVQTTIWKGKLFWFWGDTNLFRYPLGIFRMLGAESELHPFDLEKMPLQPQLEFFRDPTNTLRPIADIEHPGPVWLGGLIGLKDRNGIEHLVASYAKIRAPMDIEEFGLCEWNEVDRVFRAVKTLWKRGASETTDPEQVAVPDGHAVRYRDASGQDWILFSNPTPRIQIRDTYEDWFDPVKWQVHPKLDAIRSRDGSTIQIHRGDIAWSGYAKKWVMVFTQLFGKASPLGEIWMSTADSPFGEWTPAVPIVTHSNYTFYNPIIHSEWLRDDQPWVYLEGTYTAEFANKPERTPRYDYNQILYRVRIDDPQLSTIEPKR; from the coding sequence ATGGCTTTCGGTCATCTCATGCTCTCCTTGTTTCGAAACAAAATCTTCGACATGCGGCCTTCCTGTTTTGTTATATCACGTTTTCTGTCTCTCGTTTCCACGCTCGTTCTCGCTACGAACATTGCATTCGCATCGCCCCATGACGCATTTGTGATCGAAGCGATCGACGAAGAAAATGGACGCCCTGTTCCACTGATCGAGTTTCGGACTACGTCAGGGATGAAGTGGATCACGGACAATGCAGGAAAAGCAGTTATCGACGCTCCGGAACTGTTCGATCGAGAGATCTGGTTTTCGGTAGTGGGGCACGGTTACGATGTCCCCCGCGATGGCTTCGGTTTCCAAGGAGTTCGGTTGACGCCCACCCGCGGGACGACCCACCCCGTTCGATTGAAGCGTGCCTTGGCCGCCGAGCGGATCGGCCGACTGACCGGCAGCGGACTTCTCGCCGAGAGTCAGAAAATCGGGGAATACACCGACTGGAACGAGAGCGGCGTCGTGGGTTGCGACTCGGTCCAAACAACCATTTGGAAAGGAAAGCTGTTTTGGTTCTGGGGGGATACCAACTTGTTCCGATATCCCCTTGGTATCTTTCGAATGCTGGGAGCCGAATCGGAGTTGCATCCGTTCGACTTGGAAAAGATGCCGCTTCAACCCCAACTCGAGTTCTTTCGAGATCCAACGAACACATTGCGACCGATTGCGGATATCGAACATCCAGGCCCGGTTTGGCTAGGCGGCCTAATCGGTTTGAAAGACCGCAACGGGATAGAACATTTGGTCGCCAGCTACGCGAAGATTCGAGCACCGATGGACATCGAGGAGTTCGGACTTTGTGAGTGGAATGAAGTCGATCGTGTCTTTCGCGCCGTCAAAACACTTTGGAAGCGAGGCGCGAGCGAGACCACCGATCCCGAACAAGTCGCTGTACCGGACGGGCATGCCGTTCGATACCGCGACGCCTCTGGACAGGATTGGATTCTCTTCTCTAATCCGACACCTCGAATCCAGATCCGTGATACGTACGAAGATTGGTTCGACCCAGTGAAGTGGCAGGTTCATCCCAAGCTTGATGCGATTCGCTCCCGCGACGGAAGCACGATTCAGATCCATCGAGGCGATATCGCTTGGAGCGGCTATGCGAAAAAGTGGGTGATGGTATTCACCCAGCTGTTCGGCAAAGCGTCGCCGCTAGGAGAAATCTGGATGAGCACGGCAGACTCGCCGTTCGGAGAGTGGACTCCAGCAGTCCCTATCGTCACGCATAGCAATTACACGTTCTACAATCCGATCATCCACAGCGAATGGCTTCGAGATGATCAGCCTTGGGTCTACTTGGAAGGCACCTATACGGCTGAGTTTGCGAACAAGCCGGAGAGGACGCCGCGCTACGACTACAATCAAATCTTGTATCGCGTCCGAATCGACGATCCTCAGCTATCCACTATTGAACCGAAACGTTGA
- a CDS encoding tetratricopeptide repeat protein — MKTLLGAVAVLVLTSFAALGVYLYAFPEPAPTEQLDLALRLLSKGEIDVAARLASVVEDADLVKNSDHSKKLFLLGARERNLARSIEQRPVAMERNEKAVEYLTKSRSYSFPDGFEGLANYHLGMALFDLFRWDEAEEPLAIASARWPAGRSDAIERLVDIDLSRDRQDIENALDRISHWRTLPRSSADDDERADIKEMQAYFAAGEFEKVDALQARIPKNSNYRPLSDLFAGKCEMELSKRENSPEGRTKRLEKALEYLAAVLKSPKTTISVRRQANLDQGKVTRSLGRLTEAISILSILRLSSPYEPESLAAGIEEIETLIQADRVDDAIDTMVQVSNNLGDLRWYYTDWLPISGLRDRVTAACQTLIDMGRYPQAQKFVSSLPKFCDMLDRIRLESSLYEKWAESLPKGGSNDRDRLEHYRSAGKAYEDLTRQLPRAKEYDDWLWSSIENYRKSGDYLSSNRMLDRYISLQDRANRPKGYFVRAKNLASMEKSDDAMKSLQQILASNIDTPLIYDARLELAKLKRQQDAFDEAQDLMLENLSGELRPESPIWRESLFELALMLFSRGERGLLKARNEIEANPSKMQDFLGQVEASQEQLLESIRRIEEFLRRYPTDVRRFQFLYQMAQGYQHASFWPEIQLRESKIASEERLASLKSQKKELLVQARKAYSRLRQEILADRDASRALVSNLDDLLRNSFFGEADLYFNDEEYEEALIAYTDAANRFINEPESLEARKQIALCQRKLGRLADCRRSLELARDSLQRIPAEQDAKFKAVTPHDRAGWERYLTALIQDLDRENTP, encoded by the coding sequence ATGAAGACACTCTTAGGTGCGGTGGCCGTACTGGTGCTCACCTCCTTTGCAGCGCTCGGAGTGTACCTCTATGCGTTTCCAGAGCCAGCTCCCACCGAGCAGCTGGATTTGGCCTTGAGGCTCCTGTCCAAAGGGGAGATCGATGTCGCTGCGAGGCTTGCGTCGGTTGTCGAAGACGCGGATCTCGTCAAGAACTCAGACCATTCGAAAAAGCTATTCTTGCTGGGAGCTCGCGAGAGAAACTTAGCGCGCAGTATCGAGCAGCGTCCCGTCGCAATGGAGCGAAACGAAAAAGCGGTAGAGTATCTCACAAAGAGCCGCAGCTATTCTTTTCCAGACGGATTCGAAGGACTCGCCAATTACCATTTGGGAATGGCGCTCTTCGACTTGTTTCGGTGGGATGAGGCGGAAGAGCCATTGGCGATTGCTTCCGCGAGATGGCCCGCGGGCAGATCGGACGCCATCGAGCGTCTCGTCGATATCGACTTGTCGCGTGATCGACAAGATATCGAGAATGCGTTGGATCGTATTTCTCACTGGAGAACCTTGCCGCGAAGCTCCGCCGACGACGACGAGCGGGCGGACATCAAAGAGATGCAGGCATACTTCGCAGCCGGTGAGTTTGAAAAGGTAGATGCGTTGCAAGCTCGCATTCCCAAGAACTCGAACTACCGCCCCTTGAGCGACCTATTCGCTGGCAAATGTGAAATGGAACTTTCCAAACGAGAGAACTCTCCAGAGGGCAGGACCAAGCGTTTGGAAAAGGCATTGGAGTATTTGGCAGCGGTACTCAAATCTCCCAAAACGACTATTTCGGTTCGCAGGCAAGCGAACTTAGATCAAGGCAAGGTGACTCGTTCCCTAGGAAGACTCACCGAAGCGATCAGTATTCTCAGCATCCTAAGGCTATCGTCCCCCTATGAACCGGAGAGTTTGGCCGCGGGGATCGAAGAGATCGAAACCCTAATCCAAGCGGATCGTGTGGACGATGCAATCGATACCATGGTCCAGGTTTCCAATAACCTCGGCGACTTGAGGTGGTATTACACCGACTGGTTACCTATATCGGGATTGCGAGATAGAGTTACCGCTGCTTGCCAAACGTTGATTGACATGGGGCGATATCCGCAAGCGCAGAAGTTTGTGAGCAGCCTCCCTAAATTCTGCGACATGCTCGATCGCATCCGCCTCGAGAGCAGCCTCTATGAGAAGTGGGCGGAGAGTCTACCGAAGGGTGGAAGCAACGATCGCGATCGACTGGAGCATTATCGAAGTGCGGGCAAAGCATACGAAGATCTGACTCGGCAGCTGCCACGCGCCAAAGAGTATGACGACTGGCTTTGGAGCTCGATCGAAAACTATCGCAAATCAGGCGACTATCTCAGCAGCAATCGGATGTTGGATCGCTATATCAGTTTGCAAGACCGTGCGAATCGGCCAAAAGGTTACTTCGTTCGGGCTAAGAACTTGGCATCGATGGAAAAAAGTGACGATGCGATGAAATCGTTGCAGCAGATCCTGGCTAGCAATATCGACACACCACTGATCTACGACGCGAGGCTAGAGTTGGCGAAGTTGAAACGTCAACAGGATGCGTTCGATGAAGCGCAAGACTTGATGTTGGAAAACCTGTCGGGGGAACTTCGACCGGAAAGTCCTATATGGAGGGAGTCTCTCTTCGAGCTTGCACTGATGCTCTTCTCTCGCGGGGAGAGAGGGTTGTTGAAGGCTCGGAACGAGATCGAAGCGAATCCGAGCAAGATGCAAGACTTTCTTGGCCAAGTCGAAGCGAGCCAGGAGCAGTTGCTGGAATCGATCCGGCGCATCGAGGAATTCCTCCGCCGTTATCCCACCGATGTACGCCGATTTCAATTCTTGTATCAAATGGCACAAGGCTACCAGCATGCCTCGTTTTGGCCAGAGATACAACTGAGAGAGAGCAAGATCGCCAGCGAAGAGCGATTGGCCTCTCTCAAGTCGCAAAAGAAAGAGCTCTTGGTTCAGGCCAGGAAGGCATACAGTCGATTGCGGCAAGAGATTTTGGCCGACCGGGACGCTTCGCGTGCGCTGGTCAGCAACCTCGACGATCTTCTTCGAAATAGTTTCTTTGGAGAAGCCGATTTGTACTTCAACGACGAGGAGTACGAAGAAGCATTGATCGCTTATACGGATGCCGCCAATCGCTTTATCAATGAACCCGAATCGCTCGAAGCCCGCAAACAGATCGCGCTGTGCCAACGAAAGCTTGGTCGGCTCGCCGATTGCCGTCGCTCTCTCGAGCTGGCTAGGGATTCGTTGCAACGGATTCCTGCCGAGCAAGACGCGAAATTCAAAGCGGTAACTCCGCACGATCGCGCCGGTTGGGAACGATATCTGACCGCATTGATTCAGGACCTGGATCGGGAAAATACCCCATGA